In one Candidatus Eisenbacteria bacterium genomic region, the following are encoded:
- a CDS encoding FtsX-like permease family protein codes for MAIEIREGASIAFDSLRTNKLRSFLTVLGVIIGITAIMAMISIIEGLNRSMKAQLASLGTDVLYIRPFAPGAWVGQMPDSLRRRKWFTPDDADAIRRLCPAVEAVAPLNFEELRLRYRDTESRLTFVIGTSPDYMVTNNYAVNNGRGFTEAEVDHRAPVCVLGVDHVETLFPHVNPIGKSIYIGGQPFTVIGQAEPRGKFLGQSLDDIVLVPHTTLEKLFGPKLRMVLNAKPVSPELIDTAKEQIGEVLRRQRKVQYGQGDNFAIFTDQSLVDLYSQITGAFYLVMVAISSIGLMVGGIGVMNIMLVSVTERTREIGVRKALGARQRDVLWQFLVEAMTLTGAGGVIGVVVGLGVGKLIDIVTPLSFAVPLWGILLAFGSSTAIGLFFGLYPLRYE; via the coding sequence GTGGCCATCGAGATCCGCGAGGGCGCGTCGATCGCCTTCGACTCGCTCCGGACCAACAAGCTCCGTTCCTTCCTGACCGTCCTCGGCGTCATCATCGGCATCACCGCCATCATGGCGATGATCTCGATCATCGAGGGGCTGAACCGGAGCATGAAGGCGCAGCTCGCCTCGCTCGGAACGGACGTCCTCTACATCCGGCCTTTCGCGCCGGGAGCCTGGGTCGGGCAGATGCCGGACAGCCTCCGGCGCCGGAAATGGTTCACGCCCGACGACGCGGACGCGATCCGGCGCCTCTGCCCCGCGGTGGAAGCGGTGGCGCCGCTGAATTTCGAAGAGCTCCGGCTTCGCTACCGTGACACGGAGAGCCGCCTCACCTTCGTGATCGGAACGTCCCCAGACTACATGGTGACCAACAACTACGCGGTCAACAACGGGCGCGGCTTCACCGAGGCGGAGGTGGATCACCGGGCCCCGGTCTGCGTCCTGGGCGTCGATCACGTCGAGACGCTCTTTCCGCACGTGAACCCGATCGGGAAGAGCATCTACATCGGCGGCCAGCCGTTCACGGTCATCGGGCAGGCGGAGCCTCGCGGCAAGTTTCTCGGGCAGAGCCTGGACGACATCGTGCTCGTTCCGCACACGACGCTCGAGAAGCTCTTCGGGCCGAAGCTCCGAATGGTCCTGAACGCGAAGCCCGTGTCGCCGGAGCTCATCGACACCGCGAAGGAGCAGATCGGGGAGGTCCTGCGCCGGCAGCGGAAGGTCCAGTACGGCCAGGGCGACAACTTCGCCATCTTCACCGACCAGTCGCTGGTCGATCTCTACAGCCAGATCACGGGCGCGTTCTACCTGGTCATGGTCGCGATCTCCTCGATCGGGCTGATGGTCGGGGGAATCGGGGTCATGAACATCATGCTCGTCTCGGTGACCGAGCGGACGCGTGAGATCGGCGTCCGGAAGGCGCTCGGAGCCCGGCAGCGCGACGTCCTCTGGCAGTTCCTCGTGGAGGCGATGACCCTGACCGGCGCGGGCGGCGTGATCGGCGTGGTCGTGGGGCTCGGGGTCGGGAAGCTGATCGACATCGTCACGCCGCTCAGCTTCGCGGTGCCTCTCTGGGGCATCCTGCTCGCGTTCGGCTCTTCGACGGCCATCGGCCTCTTCTTCGGGCTCTACCCCCTCCGGTACGAGTGA